Proteins from a genomic interval of Nitrospina gracilis Nb-211:
- a CDS encoding 16S rRNA (uracil(1498)-N(3))-methyltransferase — translation MHRFFVPPEQIDEKRVTVRGSDVNHIRNVLRLKVGDRICVLDGFGKQWQVRLTRLDAKEVEGEVVTEVGMDTESPVKIIMGQALIKGNRFDHLVRKAVELGVHRIVPLETQRCVAKVKKHEAGKKLERWQRIAEEAAKQCGRSQIPQVGPDIHGLKAFCDQVGASDLKLLFWEDEARTRLRDIEPPGNKVETLAFVAGPEGGWDPQEVEFLKESGFQTVGLGPRTLRADAVSLVILSLLQHRWGDL, via the coding sequence ATGCATCGTTTCTTCGTGCCGCCGGAACAGATCGACGAAAAACGCGTGACCGTGCGCGGCTCGGACGTCAATCACATCCGCAACGTTTTGCGCCTGAAAGTGGGCGATCGTATTTGTGTGCTGGACGGTTTTGGAAAGCAATGGCAGGTCCGGCTCACCCGTCTCGATGCGAAAGAGGTGGAAGGCGAGGTGGTGACCGAGGTTGGAATGGATACGGAGTCACCTGTCAAGATCATCATGGGGCAGGCGCTCATCAAGGGCAACCGCTTCGACCATCTGGTGCGCAAGGCGGTGGAGCTGGGCGTCCATCGGATTGTGCCGCTGGAAACCCAACGCTGTGTGGCGAAGGTCAAAAAACACGAGGCGGGCAAAAAGCTGGAACGCTGGCAACGCATTGCGGAGGAAGCGGCGAAACAGTGCGGCCGCTCTCAAATCCCGCAGGTCGGACCGGACATCCACGGTTTAAAGGCATTTTGCGACCAGGTCGGGGCCAGCGACCTGAAGCTCCTGTTCTGGGAAGACGAAGCCCGGACGCGCCTGCGCGATATCGAGCCGCCTGGCAACAAGGTGGAAACCCTCGCCTTCGTGGCCGGACCCGAAGGCGGCTGGGACCCGCAGGAGGTGGAGTTCCTGAAGGAGAGTGGGTTCCAGACGGTGGGGCTGGGTCCCCGCACTCTACGCGCCGATGCGGTCTCCCTCGTCATCCTGTCTCTCCTGCAACACCGGTGGGGCGATTTATGA
- a CDS encoding HAD family hydrolase, whose protein sequence is MSQNCRAVLFDWAYTLVDLVDEDDRAPLKKVFDHLAGKGVALPDFEKAYQSCHEIFYSMIAVSRECGLEARFEIALQSLFFRYGITLNGTTMQELLALYYEDIYARRKVYPETVAVLDDLKRKGIRLGVVSNTTNPGYMKDREQEMVGLRDYFEFSIYSSEVPFRKPHPTIFQIAIDRLGVPAECILFVGDNPVADIAGAQAVGMRTAWVNRDRKPVPPGLKPDHVLSTLHDVPKIVCPG, encoded by the coding sequence ATGAGCCAAAACTGCCGCGCGGTGTTGTTCGACTGGGCGTACACGCTGGTCGATCTGGTCGATGAAGACGATCGCGCCCCGTTGAAAAAAGTTTTCGACCATCTCGCAGGCAAGGGCGTCGCCCTGCCGGATTTTGAGAAAGCGTACCAGTCGTGCCACGAAATTTTTTACAGCATGATCGCGGTGTCGCGTGAATGCGGACTGGAAGCACGGTTTGAGATCGCTTTGCAATCCCTGTTCTTCCGCTACGGCATCACTCTCAACGGCACCACCATGCAGGAACTGCTGGCCCTGTATTACGAAGATATCTACGCCCGGCGCAAGGTGTATCCGGAAACGGTGGCGGTGTTGGATGATTTGAAACGCAAGGGCATCCGCCTGGGTGTCGTCTCCAACACCACCAACCCGGGATACATGAAGGATCGCGAACAGGAAATGGTGGGCTTGCGGGATTACTTTGAGTTTTCCATTTATTCATCGGAAGTGCCGTTCAGGAAACCTCATCCCACAATTTTCCAGATCGCCATCGACCGCTTGGGAGTTCCCGCCGAGTGCATTCTGTTTGTCGGCGACAATCCGGTGGCGGACATCGCCGGGGCGCAGGCGGTGGGTATGAGAACCGCGTGGGTGAACCGCGACCGGAAACCGGTGCCTCCAGGTTTGAAGCCGGATCACGTTCTCTCCACTTTGCACGATGTGCCGAAGATCGTGTGTCCCGGCTGA
- a CDS encoding DUF2284 domain-containing protein — protein sequence MISEMPNVKHLPAERVSSAQVVQEAENLGCANVKVISVHEITLGHWVRLRCQFGCSYFNQRHTCPTFTPTSDEMADILMHYSRAMIIEAPRSADVHSMVLNLETRLREKGFFRAFGMGALPCDLCDVCTIESQCKYPDQARPTLQACGIDVSQTLLNIGWDFAVKFQPCTEGHTIGMVLLD from the coding sequence ATGATTTCAGAAATGCCGAACGTCAAGCACCTGCCCGCGGAGCGGGTTTCTTCAGCACAAGTAGTTCAGGAAGCGGAGAACCTGGGTTGCGCAAATGTCAAAGTGATCTCGGTTCATGAAATCACTCTCGGCCACTGGGTGCGCCTGCGTTGCCAGTTCGGCTGTTCTTATTTCAACCAGCGTCACACCTGCCCCACGTTCACACCCACCAGTGACGAGATGGCGGACATCCTGATGCATTACAGCCGCGCGATGATCATTGAAGCCCCGCGATCGGCAGACGTGCATTCGATGGTGCTGAACCTGGAGACGCGCCTGCGTGAAAAGGGGTTTTTCAGAGCATTTGGGATGGGCGCCCTGCCCTGCGATTTGTGCGACGTGTGCACCATTGAATCCCAGTGCAAATATCCAGACCAGGCCCGCCCCACCCTGCAGGCCTGCGGCATCGACGTTTCCCAAACTTTATTGAATATCGGCTGGGATTTTGCTGTAAAATTTCAACCTTGTACGGAAGGTCACACCATAGGCATGGTGCTTCTGGACTGA
- a CDS encoding saccharopine dehydrogenase family protein — protein sequence MSHRYAVLGSGRQGIAAAYDLARFGDAEGITLFDSNSQSARKGAERVNALLNTNCVSSATLNVIDRKALVAALKGTHATVSAVPFQYNLGITEAAIEAGSSLVDMGGNTGIVRQQLAMGGRAEARGVTLTPDCGMAPGLNINMGVRAMELVEEPEELHIWDGGLPLNPHPPYNYALLFHINGLTNEYDGHAHFIRNGRVTEVPCLTELELIEFEPLGTLEAAVTAGGLSTMPWTFEGKLRRLENRTLRYLGHWEHFRTFQELGLFSEEPISVNARRVAPRDLYHVLLEKKLQTESVQDIGLIRVQCTGTTRNKMASCTLDLVETADLETGFTAMEKLTGWHASLIAILAARGQLPRGAVPVDAALTGETFDEEIAKRGWELHTITVP from the coding sequence ATGAGCCATCGGTACGCCGTGCTCGGTTCCGGCCGCCAAGGCATCGCCGCCGCCTACGATCTGGCCCGGTTCGGCGATGCGGAAGGCATCACTCTCTTCGATTCCAATTCCCAGTCCGCTCGGAAAGGTGCCGAGCGCGTCAACGCCCTCCTCAACACCAATTGCGTTTCCTCAGCTACGCTGAACGTCATTGACCGTAAAGCGCTGGTCGCCGCGCTGAAAGGAACTCACGCTACAGTGAGCGCGGTGCCGTTTCAATACAACCTGGGCATCACCGAGGCGGCCATCGAAGCAGGATCCAGCCTGGTGGACATGGGCGGCAACACGGGGATCGTGCGCCAGCAATTAGCCATGGGGGGGCGCGCTGAAGCGCGGGGCGTCACCCTCACTCCCGATTGCGGCATGGCTCCGGGGCTCAACATCAACATGGGCGTGCGCGCCATGGAACTGGTCGAGGAACCGGAAGAACTGCATATCTGGGACGGCGGTCTGCCGCTCAACCCTCATCCCCCTTACAACTACGCATTGCTGTTCCACATCAACGGCCTGACCAACGAGTACGACGGCCACGCTCATTTCATCCGCAACGGGCGGGTGACGGAGGTGCCCTGCCTGACGGAACTGGAATTGATCGAGTTCGAACCGCTGGGGACGCTCGAGGCGGCGGTCACCGCCGGAGGGTTGAGCACCATGCCCTGGACGTTTGAAGGCAAACTGCGCCGGCTGGAAAACCGCACCCTCCGCTACCTGGGGCACTGGGAACATTTCCGCACGTTTCAGGAACTGGGGCTGTTCAGTGAGGAACCCATTTCCGTGAACGCCCGTCGCGTGGCTCCGCGCGACCTGTACCACGTTCTGCTGGAAAAGAAACTCCAAACTGAAAGCGTGCAGGACATCGGCCTGATCCGCGTGCAATGCACCGGCACCACCCGCAATAAAATGGCGTCCTGCACGCTGGATCTGGTGGAGACGGCGGACCTGGAAACCGGGTTCACGGCCATGGAAAAATTGACGGGCTGGCACGCCTCTCTCATCGCCATCCTGGCGGCCCGGGGGCAACTGCCGCGCGGGGCGGTGCCCGTGGATGCGGCGCTTACGGGTGAAACATTTGATGAAGAAATTGCAAAACGGGGATGGGAACTGCATACAATCACGGTCCCCTGA
- a CDS encoding type IV pilin protein, whose amino-acid sequence MDSHHGVHRSECGFTLIELLIAIAIVSILAAVAIPQFAKYKERAYDSDSKATLRNLFMSCRVYWDDNGGSNSCDPVVVAGPAYGFVSPTKISLAGSGNETSFSATAQHVDSVNSYIIDNKGAIN is encoded by the coding sequence ATGGATTCTCATCACGGTGTTCACCGCTCTGAATGCGGCTTCACTCTGATTGAATTGCTGATCGCCATTGCCATCGTGTCCATTCTGGCGGCGGTAGCGATTCCTCAATTCGCCAAGTACAAGGAACGGGCATACGACTCCGATTCCAAAGCCACTTTGCGCAATCTGTTCATGTCCTGCCGGGTGTACTGGGATGACAATGGAGGATCTAATTCCTGTGACCCCGTTGTGGTGGCCGGGCCTGCATATGGCTTTGTGAGTCCCACTAAGATTTCCCTGGCGGGTTCAGGGAATGAGACCAGTTTCTCCGCTACCGCGCAACACGTGGACAGTGTGAACAGCTACATCATCGACAATAAGGGCGCCATCAACTGA
- the serB gene encoding phosphoserine phosphatase SerB: protein MLEIPHRYQVHVHIAGEDRPGILAEALESVVQCEALVVDIKQFVFSGLLNLSLLLESSDSEILHQLEEKFGVYSKRSGLKINVYPWRPGYRPEAPYCHRLVITVLGRRIGTIAFLELTRTIADLDINIPRIEQLDYGDYHVLEIVVGGKQLLTNVDVLNALLKFKENFDVDIAVQEDTLFRRNKRLIVFDADMTFLQCEVIDELGKLAGVGDQLAAITHKAMSGELDFTEALRERVQLLKGLPVEKLEELFERIPLTPGAEDLVRIVKHLGYKVAIVSGGFQFFIDKLKAKYGLDYGFANQLQIKDGKVTGELEGDIVDARAKERILESVAEKEGLLVQQCVAVGDGANDIHMLARAGLGIAFNAKPIVQKHAQAIISTSNLELILYFLGISGNELQELRQFVKKKLR from the coding sequence ATGCTGGAAATCCCCCACAGGTATCAGGTACACGTCCATATTGCAGGAGAGGACCGCCCCGGCATCCTCGCCGAGGCGCTGGAGTCCGTCGTGCAGTGCGAAGCGTTGGTGGTGGACATCAAGCAGTTCGTGTTCAGCGGCCTGCTCAACCTGTCGCTTTTGCTGGAGAGCAGTGACAGCGAAATCCTTCATCAGTTGGAGGAGAAGTTCGGCGTCTACAGCAAGCGGTCGGGTCTCAAGATCAACGTCTATCCGTGGCGGCCGGGGTACCGTCCCGAAGCTCCCTACTGCCACCGGCTGGTGATCACGGTACTGGGGCGGCGCATCGGCACCATTGCCTTTCTCGAGCTGACGCGCACCATTGCCGATCTCGACATCAACATCCCGCGTATCGAGCAGTTGGATTATGGCGATTATCACGTGCTGGAAATCGTGGTGGGCGGCAAGCAGTTGCTCACCAATGTGGACGTGCTGAACGCGCTCCTCAAGTTCAAAGAGAATTTCGATGTGGACATCGCCGTGCAGGAAGACACCCTGTTTCGGCGCAACAAGCGGCTGATCGTGTTCGACGCGGATATGACCTTTTTGCAATGCGAGGTGATCGACGAGTTGGGCAAGCTGGCGGGGGTGGGGGATCAACTGGCCGCCATCACCCACAAGGCGATGAGTGGAGAACTGGATTTCACGGAGGCTCTCCGCGAGCGTGTTCAATTGTTGAAAGGCCTGCCCGTGGAAAAGCTGGAGGAGTTGTTCGAACGCATTCCGCTGACACCCGGCGCGGAGGATCTTGTGCGCATCGTCAAACACCTCGGATACAAAGTGGCGATCGTGAGCGGGGGATTCCAGTTCTTTATAGATAAACTGAAAGCAAAATACGGGCTCGATTACGGCTTTGCCAATCAGTTGCAAATCAAAGACGGCAAGGTGACCGGCGAGTTGGAAGGCGACATCGTCGATGCCCGCGCCAAGGAACGCATACTGGAATCGGTGGCCGAGAAAGAGGGCCTGCTGGTTCAGCAGTGCGTGGCAGTCGGCGACGGCGCCAACGACATCCACATGCTTGCCCGCGCCGGCCTGGGCATCGCCTTCAACGCCAAGCCTATCGTGCAGAAACACGCTCAGGCCATCATCAGCACCTCCAACCTGGAATTGATTCTCTACTTCCTCGGCATCAGCGGCAACGAGTTGCAGGAACTCCGCCAGTTCGTTAAGAAAAAGCTCCGCTGA
- a CDS encoding replication-associated recombination protein A codes for MELFPELENENSRLPQAPLADRMRPADWQELFGHEHLVGESSPLRRLIEKDTGLSFILWGPPGCGKTTIARIVARVTQSQFFEISAVNAGVKDIRDIIETAQKLWKSQKRRTILFIDEIHRFNKAQQDAVLPYVENGTIRMIGSTTENPSFEVIPALRSRCQVFRLGYLSADDVRGILERAMKDRDHGLGRYPVAFDDDALHLIISHANGDARRALNVLDSAVSYHLQNDPEASTPVGREMIESIIQRCAVLYDKGGTEHYDHASAFQKSLRGSDPDAAIYWLAKMIAGGEDPKFIARRLVVTAAEDVGNADPMALVVANAAADAVERIGLPEARIPLAQAVIYVAKAPKSNAAITAIDSALSDIENKGLAYPVPDHLKDAHYRDAKKYGYGVNYKYPHDYPGGRVEQEYLPTELRGKKYLPDDKRDET; via the coding sequence ATGGAACTGTTTCCTGAACTGGAAAACGAAAACAGCCGCCTGCCGCAGGCGCCGTTGGCCGACCGCATGCGCCCGGCGGACTGGCAGGAGTTGTTCGGCCACGAGCACCTGGTGGGGGAGAGCAGTCCCCTGCGCCGCCTGATCGAAAAAGACACGGGACTGTCATTCATCCTGTGGGGGCCGCCGGGGTGCGGCAAGACCACCATCGCGCGCATCGTGGCGCGCGTCACGCAGAGCCAGTTCTTTGAGATCAGCGCCGTCAATGCCGGGGTGAAGGACATCCGCGATATCATCGAGACCGCGCAGAAATTGTGGAAGTCGCAGAAGCGCCGAACCATTCTGTTCATCGACGAGATTCACCGCTTCAACAAGGCCCAGCAGGACGCCGTTTTGCCCTACGTCGAGAACGGCACCATCCGCATGATCGGTTCCACCACGGAGAACCCGTCGTTCGAGGTGATCCCGGCACTCCGCTCGCGGTGCCAGGTGTTCCGGCTGGGTTACCTGAGTGCCGACGATGTGCGTGGCATCCTGGAGCGGGCGATGAAGGACCGCGACCACGGGCTGGGGCGTTACCCGGTGGCCTTCGACGACGACGCCCTGCATCTGATCATCAGCCACGCCAACGGCGACGCCCGCCGGGCACTCAACGTGCTGGATTCCGCGGTGAGTTACCACCTGCAAAACGACCCGGAGGCGTCGACACCGGTGGGCCGGGAGATGATCGAGAGCATTATCCAGCGGTGTGCGGTGTTGTACGACAAGGGAGGCACCGAGCACTACGACCACGCCTCGGCGTTCCAGAAAAGTTTGCGTGGATCGGACCCCGATGCGGCGATATACTGGCTGGCCAAGATGATCGCCGGCGGCGAGGATCCGAAGTTCATCGCCCGGCGGCTGGTGGTGACCGCCGCCGAGGATGTGGGCAATGCCGACCCGATGGCGCTGGTCGTGGCCAACGCCGCCGCCGATGCGGTGGAGCGCATCGGCCTGCCGGAGGCACGCATTCCGCTGGCGCAGGCGGTCATTTACGTGGCGAAGGCGCCGAAGAGCAACGCCGCCATCACGGCCATCGACAGCGCGCTGAGCGACATCGAAAATAAAGGGTTGGCCTATCCGGTGCCGGATCACCTCAAGGACGCACATTACCGGGATGCGAAAAAGTACGGGTATGGGGTGAACTACAAGTACCCGCACGACTACCCCGGCGGGCGGGTGGAGCAGGAATACCTGCCCACCGAACTGCGCGGAAAAAAATATCTCCCGGATGACAAACGGGACGAAACTTGA
- a CDS encoding putative ABC transporter permease subunit has translation MTAVLRWWTDMRSLSAVRLKFLKNHFGRPNGDKVTRWLLIGTLGTLFLIADYVFFYRMVAYLDGLPLQVGEELIVQLLNVVFLTLFAMLLFSTIIAALAIYYVSSDLEFLHSLPMIPSAIIHVRFVQTLINASWVMLVFSLPMFVAYGYYFQVTASYYFYLLMAFLPFVVLPCALGVLGIMVLMRYFPTDKAHQILSFLGLFFVAGLVAFLRFLSPEKFFDKKVSDEAIIGFVESLRVPEFPYLPSSWITRGLTAWTEGRLDISFARLGFLYAAAAGALVLFAWISRRIYLSGWRSYQEVKNAPRTKNKNNSNGKSLLAYLPIEPMKQALIAKDLKVFARDPSHWSQMFILLVLVIVYIFNIMNLPLDNLVLKNVVSVLNIGLIGFVLSALIARFVFSSVSIEGRKMWTLYTAPVDMRSFLVAKFWMYWPPLLLVAEILTVASNHLLQVDAYVMKMSVIGVLLITTGLVGMGLGMGAMYPRFDHENMSGISTGTGGILFMISSLAYVMLVLVLSARPMYVHFNEKFLFKFVGGIEVPVFYGLIVALTALVTVVPMRRGIRALRTMDI, from the coding sequence ATGACAGCGGTGCTTCGATGGTGGACGGACATGCGGAGCCTGTCGGCGGTGCGGCTGAAGTTTCTCAAGAATCATTTCGGCCGGCCCAACGGCGACAAGGTCACGCGGTGGTTGCTGATCGGTACGCTTGGCACGCTGTTTCTCATCGCCGATTATGTTTTCTTCTACCGCATGGTGGCGTATCTCGACGGACTGCCCCTGCAGGTGGGTGAGGAATTGATCGTTCAGTTGCTGAACGTGGTGTTTCTCACGCTGTTTGCGATGTTGCTGTTCTCGACCATCATCGCCGCGCTGGCCATCTACTACGTTTCGTCCGACCTTGAATTTCTTCATTCCCTGCCGATGATACCGAGCGCCATCATTCACGTCCGGTTCGTGCAGACGCTCATCAACGCGTCGTGGGTGATGCTGGTGTTTTCGCTTCCCATGTTCGTGGCTTACGGGTATTACTTCCAGGTCACGGCATCTTATTACTTTTACCTGCTGATGGCGTTTCTGCCCTTTGTCGTTTTGCCCTGTGCGCTGGGAGTGCTGGGCATCATGGTGTTGATGCGTTATTTCCCCACCGACAAGGCGCACCAGATCCTGTCGTTTCTCGGTTTGTTTTTCGTGGCGGGGCTGGTGGCATTTCTCCGGTTTCTTTCGCCGGAGAAGTTTTTTGACAAGAAGGTGTCGGACGAGGCGATCATCGGCTTCGTCGAGAGCCTGCGCGTGCCGGAGTTTCCGTACCTGCCCAGCAGTTGGATCACGCGTGGACTGACGGCATGGACCGAGGGCCGTCTTGATATCAGTTTTGCGCGGTTGGGATTCCTGTATGCCGCCGCGGCGGGGGCGCTGGTGCTTTTCGCGTGGATCAGCCGTCGCATTTATCTTTCCGGCTGGCGCAGTTACCAGGAGGTGAAAAATGCCCCGCGCACCAAAAACAAAAATAACAGCAACGGAAAATCGCTTCTGGCTTATTTGCCTATCGAGCCGATGAAGCAGGCGCTCATTGCTAAGGACCTCAAGGTGTTCGCGCGCGACCCGTCGCACTGGTCGCAGATGTTCATTTTGCTGGTGCTGGTGATCGTGTACATCTTCAACATCATGAACCTGCCGCTCGACAACCTGGTGCTCAAGAACGTGGTGTCGGTGCTCAATATCGGGCTGATCGGTTTCGTGCTCTCTGCCTTGATTGCCCGCTTCGTTTTTTCCTCCGTCAGCATCGAGGGCAGGAAGATGTGGACGCTGTACACCGCACCGGTGGACATGCGCAGTTTCCTGGTCGCCAAGTTCTGGATGTACTGGCCGCCTTTACTGCTGGTGGCGGAAATCCTGACCGTGGCCTCCAATCACCTTTTGCAGGTGGACGCCTACGTGATGAAGATGTCGGTCATCGGGGTCCTGCTCATCACCACCGGGCTGGTGGGCATGGGGCTGGGCATGGGGGCGATGTATCCGCGGTTCGACCACGAAAACATGTCGGGGATATCCACCGGCACCGGCGGCATTCTGTTCATGATCTCCAGCCTCGCCTATGTGATGCTGGTGCTGGTATTGAGCGCCCGTCCCATGTACGTCCACTTCAACGAAAAATTCCTGTTCAAGTTCGTCGGCGGCATCGAGGTGCCTGTGTTTTACGGCCTGATCGTGGCACTGACTGCGCTGGTGACGGTCGTTCCCATGCGCCGCGGCATCCGCGCACTCCGAACAATGGATATATAA
- a CDS encoding YheT family hydrolase, translating to MNQTPILHQKGGSAEIDPFWMPFKPHVLIPGPVAQTIWGSQFTGDTRIPPRTFHKIRLEENAVLVLAELKPQTPGRPLVLLAHGMGGCSESAYIRRIANKLSEEGYGVFMMNHRGSGPGMGLCDRLFNGGSSGDLKAVLQFIANRYPDSPLLAMGFSLSGNILLKYLGEGRESIPQLRAAFAVNPPIDLKVASRAISHGAFARTFNRYYLGLMYNQLDALRECFPSAFAPTQRARTIWEFDQLYTAPAAGYATVEDYYDACSARQFLNGIRIPTTVLCSQDDPFIPPSVFDGIESASNVRFVNPKAGGHMGYIARKLTPFGDRRWMDYVCVEWVRAHTPKAERWGK from the coding sequence GTGAATCAAACCCCGATTCTCCATCAGAAAGGCGGAAGTGCGGAGATCGATCCGTTCTGGATGCCCTTCAAACCGCACGTTTTGATCCCCGGTCCGGTGGCGCAGACCATTTGGGGCTCTCAGTTCACAGGCGACACCCGCATTCCTCCCCGTACGTTCCATAAAATCCGGTTGGAGGAAAATGCGGTGCTGGTGCTGGCGGAACTGAAGCCGCAAACGCCGGGCCGTCCGCTGGTCCTGCTGGCGCATGGCATGGGAGGGTGCAGTGAGTCGGCCTACATCCGCCGCATTGCCAATAAGCTGAGTGAAGAAGGCTACGGCGTGTTCATGATGAACCACCGGGGTAGCGGTCCGGGGATGGGGTTGTGCGACCGCCTGTTCAACGGCGGCTCGAGCGGCGATCTGAAAGCGGTTCTGCAGTTCATCGCCAACCGTTATCCCGACTCGCCCCTGCTGGCAATGGGTTTTTCCCTGAGCGGAAACATCCTGCTGAAATACCTGGGGGAAGGGCGGGAGTCCATTCCGCAACTGCGCGCGGCGTTCGCGGTGAATCCGCCCATTGATCTCAAGGTAGCCAGCCGCGCCATCTCACACGGAGCCTTCGCCCGCACGTTCAACCGGTATTACCTTGGCCTCATGTACAACCAATTGGACGCCCTGCGGGAATGTTTTCCCTCTGCGTTCGCCCCGACCCAACGGGCGCGTACCATCTGGGAGTTCGATCAACTCTATACCGCCCCAGCGGCGGGCTATGCCACCGTCGAGGATTATTACGATGCGTGCAGTGCCCGGCAATTTTTAAACGGCATCCGCATTCCGACAACCGTTCTGTGTTCGCAGGACGACCCGTTCATTCCGCCTTCGGTGTTCGACGGCATTGAAAGCGCCTCCAACGTGCGCTTTGTGAATCCGAAGGCGGGCGGGCACATGGGGTACATTGCGCGCAAGCTCACTCCCTTTGGCGACCGGCGATGGATGGATTACGTCTGCGTCGAGTGGGTACGCGCCCACACGCCGAAAGCGGAAAGGTGGGGGAAATGA
- a CDS encoding tetratricopeptide repeat protein, which yields MANDLNTSPHLEHAQEMSLLGKWPEAVESFKKALAEQPDNSWIQANLGVALSRAERHTEALLAFEKALKMGYDNAEFRYLRGLTFAKVNLLTEAAQEVELALKMDSQLKFADYDLGIIYEHMGAHDKALAQVTKLYKRNNTLARKLYFQLTPEYKIAAVDDGGSLKGKVRMTGTIPKPRVFHLINIPNIKFCSRISDGDGHRLLHDFVVNNDGALKDTVVAILNVEKGKPFPRKMTSVTISRCQADQYAIGYKNGEDLLLENIDPIKHEMAVYEVNGVYKYQVSHKTTMPNSSQVRSLFMKPGSPEMILKCNLHPFIQTRGLMVANPYFTVTDAEGNFEIHDIPPGTYEVMAWHPFIPTKTGTITIEAGQTATLDFTFEAEEQRRKLYQNDTKGYRFNTVFENEEGFYGGKREMDPVEVLQQFNNSERYIKGMESPSEE from the coding sequence ATGGCAAACGATCTAAACACCTCTCCGCACCTGGAGCATGCTCAGGAAATGAGCCTGCTGGGCAAATGGCCGGAGGCGGTGGAATCGTTCAAAAAAGCACTGGCGGAACAGCCGGACAACAGCTGGATTCAGGCCAACCTGGGCGTCGCCCTGAGCCGCGCCGAACGCCATACGGAAGCCCTGTTGGCGTTTGAAAAGGCCTTGAAGATGGGCTATGACAATGCGGAGTTCCGCTATCTTCGCGGCTTGACGTTTGCCAAGGTCAACCTGCTGACCGAAGCGGCGCAGGAAGTCGAATTGGCCCTCAAGATGGATTCGCAACTCAAGTTCGCCGATTACGACCTTGGCATCATCTACGAACACATGGGAGCGCATGACAAGGCGCTGGCGCAGGTCACCAAACTCTACAAACGCAACAACACGCTGGCGCGCAAGCTGTACTTTCAACTGACTCCGGAATACAAGATCGCCGCGGTGGACGACGGCGGCTCCCTGAAGGGCAAAGTCAGAATGACCGGCACCATTCCCAAACCGCGCGTGTTCCACCTGATCAACATCCCGAACATCAAATTCTGCTCGCGCATTTCTGACGGGGACGGACACCGCCTTCTGCACGATTTCGTGGTGAACAACGACGGCGCATTGAAGGACACCGTCGTCGCCATCCTCAACGTCGAAAAGGGAAAACCGTTTCCCCGCAAGATGACCAGTGTCACCATCAGCCGTTGCCAGGCAGACCAGTATGCGATCGGTTACAAAAACGGCGAAGACCTGCTGTTGGAAAACATCGACCCGATCAAGCATGAAATGGCGGTATACGAAGTCAACGGCGTGTACAAATACCAGGTTTCGCACAAAACCACCATGCCCAACTCCTCACAGGTGCGTTCGCTGTTTATGAAACCCGGTTCGCCGGAGATGATCCTGAAATGCAATCTTCACCCCTTCATCCAGACACGAGGCCTCATGGTGGCGAATCCCTACTTCACCGTGACCGACGCGGAAGGCAACTTCGAAATCCATGACATTCCCCCCGGCACATACGAGGTGATGGCGTGGCACCCGTTCATTCCGACAAAGACCGGCACCATCACCATTGAGGCGGGCCAAACCGCCACATTGGATTTCACATTTGAAGCCGAAGAGCAGCGGCGCAAGCTGTACCAGAACGACACCAAAGGTTACCGCTTCAACACGGTGTTTGAGAATGAAGAAGGGTTTTACGGGGGAAAGCGGGAGATGGACCCGGTCGAAGTCCTTCAGCAGTTCAACAACTCCGAGCGGTATATCAAGGGAATGGAATCGCCTAGCGAAGAGTGA